From Verrucomicrobiota bacterium:
CAGTTCCAAGGTGTTGCGTCCACTTCCAAAATCAAGGCCTTTGAGTCCGGAAGGGAAAAAAGCTAAACTCGGATAGGTAACGGCTCCCTTACTGGGAGTTGCATGATTTCCTAGACCAGAAAGATCTGACCATTGGCTCACTGGGTTTCCTTCAACAGAGCTGGCATCTGTGGCATTCAAGTGCAATACCAGTTCTGCGGCCCCTGGGCCAGACCCTGAATCGGATTCTTTGGCCCACTTCTGAACTAGAGCTTCCCGTTCAGATGCAAATGTTTTCGCGTCAAGAGAACCGTAGAAAATCTTCACTTCTCCTACCAGACCATTTAGATAACGGTTACTTTTAGTCGTCATACCTAGAAGTACCGGAGCGTTTTTCGAGAAATCTGCCGGAGGAACTATCGCGCCATTCGTAACACCGGATTGGGAATCCCAAAGCTCGAAAAGCTCAGTTCCAGCATGATAGTTTACCCCAACCACAACTGAATTTCCTTCTGCGACCGACCCGTTTTGACTCAATTCCTCACCATCTAAATAAGATTCTATGCCACCATTAGTCATACGAATCAAAAAACCAGATTTCGTATTCGATTCATTACCAATAAGGTCCTCACGGCTATTCCCAGCTTTTTTCACTCGTTTGTAAGCCATGAGCACGCTAAAGCCTGGAGGATTCTTACCTGACTGATCTAACCAATCGTCGGAGTCTTTCGCACTAAACAACTGCAAAGCACTGGCCGTAGAACCAAAATCTAAACCACTAAGTCCTGAGGCGAAGGTTTCTTCACTGGGATAGCTAATCAGACCTGTATTAGCAATTGCGTCATTGCTATTGCTGGACTGATCCTTCCAACGAGTTACTGGATTGCCATCTACTGAAGCGACCAAGGACGCATCTAGATGCTGCACTTGAACTGGATCGACCGGATCAACTGGGGGATCCTTAATTTGCCCAGGTTTTTGTTCCCAATTCCAAAGTAATTTGGAGAGGCGAGCCACTTCTCCAGCATATGCTGGATCATTCGCCACATTAATACGTTCCTCGGGATGCACCTCGTAGTCGTAAAGCTCGACATCGAACAAATCCTTTTTATTGCCCCAGCCTGTGCGCCACTCCACGTAACGATAACGTTCATCGCGAACCGCATGACCGACATCACCACTGCGTTTCACCACATGCCAAGCAGGAGTATTCCAACCAGGGTTGGCAGGATCCTCAAGCAAGGGACGTAAGCTAGCACCATCTCCAACAACGAGGGGGTCTAAGCCGCAAAGATCTAACATCGTCGGGAAAAGGTCGACTGATTCAACCATCTTGCTGGATGTCCTCCCAAATGTTTTAGAAAAGCCAGGTGCTGAGATAATCAAGGGCGCTCCCGCAGTCATTTCTAAATTAGTTGACTTGGTCCAGGATCCCAAATGACCGAGTTGGTATCCGTGATCACTCCAAAAAATGATAATGGTGTTATCGGTGAGCCCGCTTTTGTCTAACTGATTTAGAATTCGTCCGATCTGTGCATCTACAAAGCTGATACAAGCTGCGTAGCCTTGGCGGAGACGCTTTGCGTCTTTACCTTTCGGTTGATTGTTTTTGCTAAAGCCGTCCCCATATTTCCAAAGCTCGTGATTGTTCCGTAGCTGCTTCTTAGAGGCTTTTTCTGGTAAGCTTTCAAGCGTAGGCATAGCTGGCGGGTTATCCGGATCATAGAGGTCCCAATATTTTTTAGGCGCATTAAAAGGAAGATGCGGTTTTTGAAACCCCGCCATAAACATGAAGGGTCGGTCATCTTTTGCTGCGTCCTTAATCCACTTGATACACATGTCCGCTAACTGTCCGTCCATATAAGAATTATCAGGAACATCCAACGGACCCTCAGCCGCAGGGAGCTGGCCCTTGATCTCAGCGCTATTATCGCTATTTAACTTTTCACGAAGAGCAGATAATTTGGGGTCCGCGTAATAAGAACTTGCGTCCCCTTTCCAATACAACTCAAATTTGTCCTCCCTATCTTTTGGGACATCCCCCAAAGTATGCCAAATTTTTCCAAGTGTTGCCGTCATGTAGCCGGCATCAGTAAAAGTCGTGCCCATAGTCTGAACACCTTCTAGATCTAGCCACTGAGAGGGGCCATATGCCTGATTTGTTCGCTCGCAACGCACCCCAGTCAGCATCGCAGCGCGCGACGGTATACAAATGGGATTAGAAACGTAGTGATTGCGAAACAAAACTCCTTGAGCAGCTAGCGAGTCAATATTAGGGGTATGCATCTGGGTGTCGCCATAGCAGTTGAGCTGAGAACGTAAATCATCTACCGCAATGAATAATACGTTGGGACGTGTGTCGGCGTGAGAGGTAAGAGGATTCGTCAAGCAACCTGCAAGACTCAAAGCAGTAATGGACATTAACTTGTAATATATTTTCATAAAAAAGTAATTTTCAATTTATCAACTTAAGCTATCTCACTAGCTTCTACTGCTGATCGATATCCAC
This genomic window contains:
- a CDS encoding sulfatase gives rise to the protein MKIYYKLMSITALSLAGCLTNPLTSHADTRPNVLFIAVDDLRSQLNCYGDTQMHTPNIDSLAAQGVLFRNHYVSNPICIPSRAAMLTGVRCERTNQAYGPSQWLDLEGVQTMGTTFTDAGYMTATLGKIWHTLGDVPKDREDKFELYWKGDASSYYADPKLSALREKLNSDNSAEIKGQLPAAEGPLDVPDNSYMDGQLADMCIKWIKDAAKDDRPFMFMAGFQKPHLPFNAPKKYWDLYDPDNPPAMPTLESLPEKASKKQLRNNHELWKYGDGFSKNNQPKGKDAKRLRQGYAACISFVDAQIGRILNQLDKSGLTDNTIIIFWSDHGYQLGHLGSWTKSTNLEMTAGAPLIISAPGFSKTFGRTSSKMVESVDLFPTMLDLCGLDPLVVGDGASLRPLLEDPANPGWNTPAWHVVKRSGDVGHAVRDERYRYVEWRTGWGNKKDLFDVELYDYEVHPEERINVANDPAYAGEVARLSKLLWNWEQKPGQIKDPPVDPVDPVQVQHLDASLVASVDGNPVTRWKDQSSNSNDAIANTGLISYPSEETFASGLSGLDFGSTASALQLFSAKDSDDWLDQSGKNPPGFSVLMAYKRVKKAGNSREDLIGNESNTKSGFLIRMTNGGIESYLDGEELSQNGSVAEGNSVVVGVNYHAGTELFELWDSQSGVTNGAIVPPADFSKNAPVLLGMTTKSNRYLNGLVGEVKIFYGSLDAKTFASEREALVQKWAKESDSGSGPGAAELVLHLNATDASSVEGNPVSQWSDLSGLGNHATPSKGAVTYPSLAFFPSGLKGLDFGSGRNTLEL